Proteins from one Bombus affinis isolate iyBomAffi1 chromosome 1, iyBomAffi1.2, whole genome shotgun sequence genomic window:
- the LOC126921344 gene encoding WD repeat-containing protein 13-like, producing MWHQQVFALDAKYNAQRVNKLPTLGMLYIRRRNQLLKEKFSKDPKIRENYIKLRAKLLFLRYGENLEQNSFSSYTTEEEKSEIKTKLYNIQRKSIAESFAFDGMHHVFDQHNAPVMMLKFANNDRSKLCCASLDGLLSICDAISTPPKVIALLEGHKKGVTALDWSISNDLIVSSSLDGTIRLWNVLNPENNPTCLRVVNDQQRAEVLCCGFIPKNNNLIVAGNSQGLVQILNISTGIYTRNGSCKIGGKILSLTCEGSGGSIIWVGNDRGVIMSFQLESGSGRLTKLKRVQEIGGMISSLSWRSWLSKDAPWPALLVSSACNVVLLYHIIDNQGSLSLWTKYPIKHKQYLVRSTFCPQMETCLIATGSEDGTIHLLDSARKGKAAKINRLEGHATPTIALSFNYDESLLASADYQGLIILWRNRQRHI from the exons ATGTGGCATCAACAAGTTTTTGCTCTTGATGCTAAATACAATGCACAACGTGTAAATAAATTACCTACTTTAg GAATGCTTTATATTCGTCGTAGAAATCAACTGTTAAAAGAAAAGTTTAGTAAAGATCCAAAAATCAGAGAAAATTATATAAAGCTAAGAGCAAAACTATTATTTCTGCGATATGGCGAAAACTTAGAACAAAATAGTTTTAGTAGTTATACAACTGAAGAAGAGAAATCTGAAATTAAAACAAAACTTTATAATATACAACGAAAATCAATTGCAGAAAGTTTTGCCTTTGATGGAATGCATCATGTTTTTGATCAACACAATGCACCTGTAATGATGCTTAAGTTTGCAAATAATGATAGATCAAAGTTATGTTGTGCATCATTAGATGGATTATTATCGATATGTGATGCTATCAGTACTCCTCCAAAAGTGATAGCTTTATTGGAAGGACATAAAAAAGGTGTCACTGCATTAGACTGGAGTATTAGTAATGACCTTATAGTTTCATCTTCTCTAGATGGTACAATAAGACTTTGGAATGTCCTGAATCCAGAAAATAATCCAACTTGTTTACGAGTGGTTAATGATCAACAGCGAGCAGAAGTTTTATGCTGTGGATTTATACccaaaaataataatttgattGTTGCTGGTAATTCTCAAGGACTAGTACAAATTTTGAATATATCTACTGGTATATATACTCGCAATGGATCTTGCAAAATTGGTGGAAAA ATTCTGTCATTAACTTGTGAGGGTAGCGGTGGTTCCATAATATgggttggaaatgatagaggaGTTATTATGTCATTTCAATTGGAATCAGGATCAGGACGATTAACAAAATTAAAGAGAGTACAAGAAATTGGTGGAATGATAAGTAGTCTTTCTTGGCGTTCATGGCTTTCAAAAGATGCTCCATGGCCAGCACTTTTAGTGAGCAGTGCTTGTAATGTAGTATTATTGTACCATATTATTGACAATCAAGGTTCTTTATCTCTGTGGACAAAATATCCAATAAAACACAA ACAATACCTTGTGAGGTCTACTTTTTGCCCACAAATGGAAACGTGTTTAATAGCCACTGGTTCTGAAGATGGTACAATACATTTATTGGATTCAGCAAGAAAAGGCAAAGCAGCAAAAATCAACCGACTTGAAGGTCACGCAACACCGACaattgctttatcttttaattatGATGAATCTCTTCTTGCATCTGCGGATTATCAAGGACTTATTATTTTATGGCGTAATCGTCAACGTCATAtataa